In Quercus robur chromosome 10, dhQueRobu3.1, whole genome shotgun sequence, a genomic segment contains:
- the LOC126703353 gene encoding protein ALP1-like — translation MITLLGARFAAAYVKPSDPTFSEVPTKIQDHPIYWPHFKDCIGAIDGTHVTAVVPTEKSIPYFGRKGYPTQNVMAACDFDMLFTFVLPGWEGAAHDTHIFLDTIRKQSNNFPHPPPGKYYVVDSGYPMMKGYLAPYKGISYHLQDFRRRGGSPRTRHEKFNHAHSSL, via the exons ATGATCACTCTGTTGGGTGCTCGCTTTGCAGCTGCATATGTAAAGCCTTCGGATCCAACTTTTAGTGAAGTTCCAACCAAAATACAAGACCATCCAATTTATTGGCCACATTTCAAA gATTGCATCGGTGCGATTGATGGCACACATGTGACAGCAGTTGTACCTACTGAGAAGTCCATTCCATACTTTGGAAGAAAGGGATATCCAACCCAAAATGTGATGGCTGCATGTGATTTTGATATGTTATTCACATTTGTTTTGCCTGGATGGGAAGGTGCAGCACACGAcactcacatttttcttgataCTATTCGTAAACAGAGTAACAACTTTCCGCACCCACCACCAG ggaaATATTATGTAGTTGATTCTGGATACCCAATGATGAAAGGTTATTTGGCACCATACAAAGGGATATCATACCATCTTCAAGACTTTCGAAGGAGAGGTGGAAGCCCTAGAACTAGACATGAAAAATTTAATCATGCTCACTCATCTCTTTGA